One part of the Humulus lupulus chromosome 9, drHumLupu1.1, whole genome shotgun sequence genome encodes these proteins:
- the LOC133801314 gene encoding LOB domain-containing protein 4 yields the protein MKDTSSSGGGGGGRKQGAPSPCAACKLLRRRCAQDCVFAPYFPADEPQKFANVHKVFGASNVNKMLQELPVHHRGDAVSSMVYEANARVRDPVYGCVGAISSLQQQIDVLQAQLALAQAEVVHLRVRQNASLSSHGLSPASPSNSDSPSSKLMGSQPKPIFEMDMSVDQGSFGETMWC from the exons ATGAAAGACACAAGCAGTAGTGGGGGTGGGGGAGGAGGTAGAAAACAAGGCGCTCCTTCTCCCTGTGCGGCCTGCAAACTCCTCCGGCGAAGGTGCGCCCAGGATTGTGTGTTTGCACCTTATTTTCCTGCTGATGAGCCTCAAAAGTTTGCCAATGTGCACAAGGTTTTTGGTGCTAGTAATGTCAACAAGATGTTACAG GAGTTACCGGTCCACCATCGAGGGGATGCTGTGAGTAGCATGGTCTACGAAGCAAACGCTAGGGTGCGTGACCCAGTCTACGGCTGCGTTGGGGCCATCTCTTCTCTCCAACAACAAATCGACGTGCTTCAGGCCCAATTAGCATTGGCTCAGGCTGAAGTGGTGCACTTGCGAGTCCGGCAAAATGCTTCGTTGTCCAGTCATGGGCTAAGCCCAGCTAGCCCAAGCAACAGTGACTCACCTTCGTCCAAGCTCATGGGCTCTCAGCCCAAGCCCATTTTTGAAATGGACATGAGCGTAGACCAAGGCAGCTTTGGAGAGACAATGTGGTGCTAG